From Acidobacteriota bacterium:
GCCAGTATCTTTTCCACCGTCAGATTGTCCGGCAGATGGCCGGGACTGACGATCTCGATGCGGTTGTCGAAAATAAACAGGCGAACCGATGCACTTACCAAATAGTCACGGTGTACCAAGGCGTTCACTAAAAGTTCCTCAAAAACGCTTTCCGGAATTTCGGGCAATCCGGGGGCGTTCACACCTCGGCCGGCCTGAATCTTGTGGAGATTTCGCATGACGAACGCAAGGGCATCGTCGAAAATTTTCTTGAGTGGGCCGACAAAATCTTCGGTATCCACATAGTCGGTGACATGAATCTTGTTGCCCGGATATCGGATGGCCTTGACCACGAACTGGGGTTTTATCCATTCCGGGCGTTCGGCGAACATCAGCACCCCGGCCAGGTTCAGCATGCCCTCATCAGTTGCAAGATTCATGTTCTGCAGCAACCGTAACAACTCCGAAGGCTCCTCCGGGAATTTGCGCTTGTAGACATCGCGCAGAAAGTCTTGAAACCTAAGCTTGTCCAGAGCCTCCACCCCGGCCTTGGTGGGCAGTTCGTCGGCATGGAACTGGCCGGAGACCTGAAAAAGCCTGCGCAGTTCTTCTTTGGAATTCACCCGCCGTTTGTCCGCGCCCACCTTCAGCCAAATCACACCGTTTTTATCGAAATAGGGCTTGTCGATCCCCTTGGGCATAGTGACCACAATCACCACTTTTCCGCGGCCCACAGAGACGTTTTCAGTTTGCGGAGAAATGGGGCTGCGCACATGTTGGCTGGCCGCGTTGCTGATCAACTGGTTTATCCGGCTGACCTCGGACCGGGAAATTCCTTCCAACTCGCCATTATCCCCAATACCGATCAGAATACGACCGCCCTCACAGTTGGCAAACGCCGCCATCTCCGCTGCAAGCGCATCCACATTGCGCACATCCGCCTTGAATTGGAGGCGGCTGTCTTCGCCATGTGCGACAAGTTTTCGGAGGTTGGAGGTATTCATTAAATCGGCGCTCCAGCACCTCGCAGGATCGCGATGATTTCAGACTTTACTTTATTCGGGATCTCAGCAGCCTGAGAAATAAGCACATATTTAAATGTCGTGAGGTCAAACGGCACCGCTTCATTCCGTTTTTGCGGTTCAAAAAGAAAGATGAGCCGGTTTTTTTCGTGATGCTTGAGGGCGAAACCAGCCTCGACAAAAACATTGGGACGTTGACCGGTCAGGTCGCAAATGATGATATCGGACGATGCGATGGCTTCGTACATGCGGTGATGGATCGGAAACGCGCCGCCTTCTTCGGTGCCCATGTCGATCAACTCAAGATTGATTTTATGATCCCTTTCTATGGCCGACAGTGTTCCCTTGAGTTGCTGGAGGCGCAAGTTTGCCTTGTTAAAGGCGTTATGCTTTGCCTCTTGGGATGGATACCAGCGCGCGAGAAATACCCGTTTGGGTACCCGCTGTTGAGCGGCCTTGAAGGTTTCCAGAAGTTGTTTGGCTGGAGAAAGCGGATCAAGCAGGCTGGTAATTCCCTCTGCGCCAAGCCATAGGCCGATGCGATCCAACAAACCCACGGCGGCATTCACTCGTTCGTCGTGGGTATTCCCGGTGCTCTCACGCCAGACGCGGGCGGCCAATTCCAGAAAAGCGTAAGTCTGGCAGAGTGAGGGGTGCTGGAATGTTAACCGGGTCAATATGTCGGCCAGGGCCGCAAAAAGCTCATCGGCAAAGGTGGTCAGAGCTGCGCGGTTTTCTGTCATGGTCGGGTCCATTTGAACCAGATTTCGTGCCGCTTCCCATAGCGAAGTCAATGGACGAAAACCAAACCTTTGCCGGACCTGTTCAGGCAAGTTGTTCAAATGCCTGCAAAGCAGGCGGGTCAGGTGCAAGTCGGGGCTGTACGCGAACTCATTGTCCGGTGTCATGGCATGGGCCGGGTCCTGCCCCAGCAAAAGCCGCAATCCGTGTTCCGATTCAAGCGTTAGAGCGGTGCTGTTGATGGTGTGGAAGATCAACGATTCGGCGTAATCGTCAGCATCATTATCAGAGGGCCCCAACAAGATAAGACAAAAGGGGGCTAAATACTTGGTGGGAACGATTTGATCTTCCTCAAGGGTTTCGGCCATTGCCAGCCGGTGATTGCCGTCGATACGGCGAACCATTTTTTGTTCCTTGACGGCCTCCAGATCGCTACGCTGAATCCTGATCTGTTGAACCCGTTGATGCTTGCCGGCAAATCGGCGACTGACGGCAATCAGCGCCCTCTCCCCGGTTCCAACACCGATAACTCTTTCTTGCTCGGTCACATTATTAAAAACACCACGAACGGACAGAATGATTTCCGGGATGAGCCGGTTGTCGCTTTGTTCAAGGTATTTCTTGATGTCCAGGGCATGCCTTTCGTTCAATTGGCGCTGGTGGCCGACTACCCGCCCCGCCTCGGCTCCTTCATTTAGCTCATAGGGAACCGAAATCGCCGCCAAATCCCGTAAATCGGCAAAACCTCGAATGATTTTGAATATACCCAATACCCCTTCAGCGAAGTAACCCTCGAATTCGATGGTTTGGCTGACTGTGGGCATTTAAATATCCTCCACGGGCCGTGTACCAAGGAGCATTTGCTCGACCCCGCTCGTTGCTTTTCCCAATAGTTCTTTTGATGCAGCTCTTAGCGACGCTGCTTTCAGGCGTTCTTGCATTGTTTTTTTTATCAGTTTTTGCTGAACATTGAGATTTGGAAGTGGTAACTTAAGTGACTGGATTTCTGTGCTATTTATGTTCGCCTGACCAATGATCTGCCTACTAAGGGCATTAATCTGCAGGCGACCGATTGGACCGTTAATTGCAAAAGCAACAAAATGTGGATCAGCTTTTTCGGGATCTACTCGCAATCGAATAAGATACGAGGCGAAAATGTAGGTCTCTTTCTTGTCAAAAACAGCACATTTACCCACAAGCTCCTTGCTATTTGTCCTGTTGATAAGAATATCCCCGCTGATAAGCTTAAGACTTTCTTCGATAACTTTTGATACTTTCAGATGTTTCAAATTTGATATATCCAAATCACCGTCAACAATGTTATTCATACGGATAACACAAACCCCTTCCCCATTTGAATTTGTTTTTTCGCTTGTCCCATATTGAACGAGATCAAGAATTGCCCCTAATTCGACAATGGGGAATTTACCTTTTGTGAGGTCCATAATTGTGCTTGCGGCTTGATTGTAGCTTACACTCCATCGATCAAAATCCTTCCATTGCCCAATAATTAATTTATCAGATTTCTGGTTTTTAGGCATAGAAAGGCCAAGTTCTTGAATGAAAATTCGCATGGATTCGTCTATGGTGGCTTTAGACTTATCTTCCAATTGGATAGCTTCTGCGACAGCCGATTCCCAATATGTCACTATCTTTTTCTGAACTGAAAGTGGTGGGATCGGTATCTTTAAGGTTTCAAGAAGCGGATAAGTCAAATTCATCCTTACAGAGCCAGCAGTTGCGGCGCGCAAGGTTTGATTAAAAAATGCAGACTTTAATATAAACCAAAAAACTTCGGGAAGAACGACGGCCTTATCAACCGAAAAAACGACGTAAGCCGGACTTATGAATGCGCCATCATGTTCCTGTGGTACCCGACCTATTGATCCGACGTTTATACGGTATGGGTTGTAGGCAAAGTCACCCGCACTGACCTTTTTGTAGGGTTGTTTGATGTCTTTTCCCTGTGCGTCATAAGCATGGAAAATTCCATTAGTGTTGTTCACCCCAAGTATCTTAAAGGATTCTCGTGGTGAATCATAAGGACGTATTTTTTCGTTATGTTCAGTGACGAATTCGGCAAGAGACACCAAAGGGAACTTTGATTTTATCTTCGTTAAAAAATATTTTAC
This genomic window contains:
- a CDS encoding putative DNA binding domain-containing protein, with protein sequence MNTSNLRKLVAHGEDSRLQFKADVRNVDALAAEMAAFANCEGGRILIGIGDNGELEGISRSEVSRINQLISNAASQHVRSPISPQTENVSVGRGKVVIVVTMPKGIDKPYFDKNGVIWLKVGADKRRVNSKEELRRLFQVSGQFHADELPTKAGVEALDKLRFQDFLRDVYKRKFPEEPSELLRLLQNMNLATDEGMLNLAGVLMFAERPEWIKPQFVVKAIRYPGNKIHVTDYVDTEDFVGPLKKIFDDALAFVMRNLHKIQAGRGVNAPGLPEIPESVFEELLVNALVHRDYLVSASVRLFIFDNRIEIVSPGHLPDNLTVEKILAGNSNIRNPILVSYVAKGLLPYHGLGSGIQRALDAWPKIDFTDDRDGCRFTATVHRKPVGELTLVAKPPKTSGKTSGKTSGKILDILKQEENLTIPELARLIGVTERSIERNIRKLQDQGLLRRIGPAKGGYWEVIE
- a CDS encoding restriction endonuclease subunit S; the protein is MGMATPRIISFTDLERWDVKYFLTKIKSKFPLVSLAEFVTEHNEKIRPYDSPRESFKILGVNNTNGIFHAYDAQGKDIKQPYKKVSAGDFAYNPYRINVGSIGRVPQEHDGAFISPAYVVFSVDKAVVLPEVFWFILKSAFFNQTLRAATAGSVRMNLTYPLLETLKIPIPPLSVQKKIVTYWESAVAEAIQLEDKSKATIDESMRIFIQELGLSMPKNQKSDKLIIGQWKDFDRWSVSYNQAASTIMDLTKGKFPIVELGAILDLVQYGTSEKTNSNGEGVCVIRMNNIVDGDLDISNLKHLKVSKVIEESLKLISGDILINRTNSKELVGKCAVFDKKETYIFASYLIRLRVDPEKADPHFVAFAINGPIGRLQINALSRQIIGQANINSTEIQSLKLPLPNLNVQQKLIKKTMQERLKAASLRAASKELLGKATSGVEQMLLGTRPVEDI